The Cylindrospermopsis curvispora GIHE-G1 genome contains a region encoding:
- the menB gene encoding 1,4-dihydroxy-2-naphthoyl-CoA synthase, giving the protein MKPDWKTVKHYEDILYEKIDGIAKITINRPHKRNAFRPETIFEIYEAFCDAREDTNIGVVLLTGAGPHTDGKYAFCSGGDQSVRGEGGYVDHTGIPRLNVLDLQRLIRSLPKVVIALVAGYAIGGGHVLHLVCDLTIAADNAIFGQTGPKVGSFDGGFGASYLARIVGQKKAREIWFLCRQYNAQQALEMGLINTIVPVQDLEMEGINWAKEILDKSPIAIRCLKAAFNADCDGQAGIQELAGNATLLYYMTTEAAEGKQAFLQKRPPNFRDFPWLP; this is encoded by the coding sequence ATGAAACCCGACTGGAAAACCGTTAAACATTACGAGGACATACTCTATGAAAAAATAGATGGTATTGCTAAGATAACCATCAATCGCCCCCATAAGCGCAATGCATTTCGTCCAGAAACAATATTTGAAATATATGAAGCTTTTTGTGATGCTCGTGAGGATACAAATATTGGCGTAGTGCTGCTAACAGGTGCAGGACCTCATACCGATGGTAAATATGCTTTCTGTTCCGGGGGAGACCAAAGCGTGAGGGGAGAAGGCGGTTATGTTGACCACACTGGAATTCCGCGCCTAAACGTGTTAGATCTACAACGTCTGATTCGTTCTCTACCTAAAGTAGTGATTGCTTTAGTAGCGGGATATGCTATTGGTGGAGGTCATGTTCTGCATCTAGTGTGCGATCTAACCATAGCAGCAGATAATGCGATTTTTGGGCAAACAGGACCGAAAGTAGGTAGCTTTGATGGTGGTTTTGGTGCTAGTTACCTAGCGCGAATAGTTGGACAGAAAAAAGCTCGGGAAATTTGGTTCCTCTGTCGTCAATACAATGCACAACAAGCCTTAGAAATGGGTTTAATTAATACCATTGTTCCGGTTCAGGATCTAGAAATGGAGGGAATAAACTGGGCTAAAGAAATTCTAGACAAAAGTCCTATTGCCATACGTTGTCTAAAAGCGGCATTTAACGCAGACTGCGATGGACAAGCTGGAATACAAGAGCTTGCTGGTAACGCCACTTTACTTTATTATATGACCACAGAAGCAGCAGAGGGTAAACAGGCATTTTTGCAAAAACGCCCCCCAAATTTTCGGGATTTCCCTTGGTTACCCTAG
- a CDS encoding S66 peptidase family protein yields the protein MKLNRRQFLTVSLASLASFSPLGYSFPTLGTTTNSTIKPRRLKTGNGVGLISPAGATFLPEEVEIVQDAVKALGMTPYLAPNLLARYGYLGGTDLHRAADINQFFADGKISMLLPIRGGWGCARILPYLDYQVIRRNPKVLVGFSDLTALNLAIYAKTGLITFHGPNGLTSWRAEQVNWFRRVLFAGEKLNFGNEADPDDRGRLMRIKNRVQTITHGKARGRLVGGNLSVISAMVGSAYLPSFEGAILFVEDVGESIYRIDRMLTHLKLAGILQNLRGFIFGQCTDCAPDGGYASLTLKEVVRDHVQPLAIPACMGLQIGHLENIVTLPIGIEVEMDATSGTIVMLDSAVVTQTTSS from the coding sequence ATGAAATTGAACCGTCGTCAATTCCTCACCGTTTCGCTGGCCAGTCTAGCATCCTTTTCGCCACTGGGTTACAGCTTCCCTACCCTGGGAACCACTACTAATAGTACCATCAAACCACGAAGACTAAAAACTGGTAATGGCGTTGGTCTAATTAGTCCTGCTGGTGCAACCTTTTTACCAGAGGAGGTGGAAATAGTCCAGGATGCTGTTAAAGCATTGGGAATGACTCCCTATCTTGCTCCTAATCTTTTAGCACGCTATGGCTATTTGGGGGGAACAGATCTACACAGAGCAGCTGATATCAATCAGTTTTTTGCTGATGGTAAAATCTCCATGTTATTACCAATCCGTGGAGGTTGGGGTTGTGCCAGGATTTTGCCCTATTTGGACTACCAAGTAATTAGAAGAAATCCCAAAGTGTTAGTGGGCTTTAGCGACTTAACGGCATTAAATTTAGCAATTTATGCTAAAACTGGCTTAATCACCTTCCATGGTCCCAATGGTTTAACATCCTGGCGTGCTGAACAGGTAAATTGGTTTCGACGGGTTCTATTTGCTGGGGAAAAGCTTAATTTTGGCAATGAAGCAGACCCAGATGATAGGGGAAGGTTGATGAGGATAAAAAACCGTGTTCAAACCATTACCCATGGAAAAGCACGGGGGCGATTAGTCGGAGGCAATCTTTCGGTTATTTCAGCCATGGTAGGATCCGCTTATTTGCCCAGTTTTGAAGGGGCAATTTTATTTGTGGAAGATGTGGGGGAGAGTATTTACCGTATAGATAGGATGTTAACACACCTGAAATTGGCAGGAATTTTACAAAATTTACGGGGGTTTATTTTTGGTCAGTGTACTGATTGTGCACCAGATGGAGGATATGCTTCCCTAACCCTAAAAGAAGTTGTCCGTGACCACGTTCAACCGTTGGCAATCCCTGCTTGTATGGGATTGCAAATTGGACATCTGGAGAATATTGTCACTTTGCCTATTGGTATCGAGGTGGAAATGGATGCTACCTCTGGAACAATTGTTATGTTAGATTCAGCTGTAGTTACTCAAACTACCTCCAGTTAG
- the pstB gene encoding phosphate ABC transporter ATP-binding protein PstB, giving the protein MTNLTPAIKIKNLSFYYGNYKAIENISLDIYKNRVTALIGPSGCGKSTFIKALNRISELEGKVKVDGSVEFFGQSIYDSRININRLRREIGMVFQKPNPFPMSIYENVAYGVRISGGAPKFQLDDIVESALKGAALWNEVKDKLNSSALGLSGGQQQRLCIARALAVKPKVLLMDEPCSALDPIATLKVEELIHSLRSELTIAIVTHNMQQATRVADFTAFFSTDESRIGQMVEFGATTQIFGSPIDERTRDYVAGRFG; this is encoded by the coding sequence ATGACTAATCTGACTCCAGCTATCAAGATTAAAAACCTCAGTTTTTACTACGGTAACTACAAAGCTATCGAGAACATATCGTTAGATATTTACAAGAATCGAGTTACCGCACTAATAGGTCCTAGTGGTTGTGGTAAATCTACATTTATCAAAGCCCTAAATCGCATTAGTGAATTAGAAGGTAAAGTCAAGGTGGATGGGAGCGTAGAATTTTTTGGGCAGAGCATTTACGATTCCCGGATTAACATTAATCGGTTGAGAAGGGAAATCGGCATGGTATTTCAAAAGCCAAACCCTTTTCCCATGAGCATTTATGAGAATGTTGCTTACGGGGTGAGAATTTCTGGTGGAGCCCCAAAATTTCAATTAGATGACATTGTGGAGTCTGCTCTCAAAGGTGCTGCTTTGTGGAATGAGGTAAAAGATAAACTGAACTCATCTGCTTTAGGACTTTCTGGTGGACAGCAACAAAGACTCTGTATTGCTCGTGCTTTAGCAGTAAAACCCAAAGTTTTATTAATGGATGAACCATGTTCAGCATTAGATCCCATTGCTACCCTAAAAGTGGAGGAACTAATCCACAGTTTGCGCTCAGAACTGACCATAGCTATTGTTACCCACAATATGCAGCAAGCGACACGAGTTGCTGATTTTACAGCTTTCTTCAGTACGGATGAAAGTCGTATTGGACAAATGGTAGAATTTGGTGCTACAACCCAAATATTTGGCAGTCCCATAGACGAGCGTACCCGCGATTATGTTGCGGGGCGATTTGGTTGA
- the pstA gene encoding phosphate ABC transporter permease PstA: MNSGTDESFARELLDPLPPNRLLFSYLMNGLSFILSLLAFLPLGSIIWEIISRGSSSLKLEMFYLPLIDNGFANAILGTLLMVSIATLLSVPVGIITGIFLAEFAKNSQINRLVRFLTSILTGVPSIVVGMFAYGVVVLTTKEFSALAGGFALSVIMLPVITLTTEEALKLVPVHQRLASAALGGTKLQTTFRIVVKSAVPGITTGISLAIARAAGETAPLIFTALFSQNWSDGLISPTASLPVLIFNLYNSPDPKVNQLVWTTSIILLSLVLFFSLLSRFLGRKSKLR; the protein is encoded by the coding sequence ATGAATTCCGGAACAGATGAATCTTTTGCTAGGGAATTATTAGATCCCCTACCACCTAATAGACTGTTATTTAGTTATTTGATGAATGGTTTATCCTTCATATTAAGTCTGTTGGCATTTTTACCATTAGGATCAATTATATGGGAAATTATATCCCGGGGAAGTTCTAGTCTAAAACTAGAAATGTTCTATCTACCCCTAATTGATAATGGCTTTGCCAATGCAATTCTGGGTACTCTACTTATGGTTAGTATTGCTACTCTACTAAGTGTACCCGTGGGAATTATAACCGGTATCTTTTTGGCGGAATTTGCCAAGAATAGCCAAATCAATAGATTGGTACGATTCCTCACCTCCATACTCACCGGTGTACCCTCCATTGTAGTGGGCATGTTTGCCTATGGTGTGGTTGTGCTAACTACTAAAGAGTTTAGTGCTTTAGCGGGGGGATTTGCCCTTTCCGTAATCATGTTACCTGTCATTACACTGACCACAGAGGAAGCATTAAAATTGGTTCCTGTTCATCAAAGACTAGCTTCTGCAGCTTTAGGGGGAACAAAACTGCAAACCACATTTAGAATAGTGGTAAAATCAGCTGTACCTGGAATTACCACTGGTATATCCCTGGCGATCGCTCGTGCAGCTGGTGAAACTGCGCCATTGATTTTTACAGCGCTATTTAGTCAAAACTGGTCAGATGGTCTAATCAGTCCCACAGCGTCCTTACCAGTATTAATTTTTAATTTGTACAATAGTCCCGATCCTAAAGTTAATCAATTGGTTTGGACTACCTCTATAATACTACTGAGTTTAGTTTTATTTTTTAGTTTGCTCTCTCGTTTTTTAGGTCGCAAGAGTAAATTGCGTTAG
- the pstC gene encoding phosphate ABC transporter permease subunit PstC gives MNESFPPSKDHSRAYVSGDQNLDLQVSGGLNFRLDQGFTFLVYFFAAVTVTILIVMTLVIFKEAQPAILQFGLGFLWSQDWDTGNQLFGALTYIYGTLVSSAIAILLTVPVGISVALVTSEDFLPLPVRNTIAFVVELIAAIPSVIIGLWGIFVFIPVIEPLQKGISNFLRFIPLFNTQDPAGNNMLTAGIILSIMILPTMAAISRDVLMVVPRELRTASMALGGTRWETIFRVLLPAGFSGMVSAAMLALGRALGETMAVTMVIGNSAQISLSLLDPAYTIPAVIANEFAEAEPGLHIGALSYLGLILFVLTLAVNIAAVLLVQWVGKKNS, from the coding sequence ATGAATGAATCATTTCCACCAAGTAAAGACCACTCCCGCGCCTATGTGAGTGGTGATCAAAATTTAGACCTACAGGTAAGTGGTGGATTAAATTTCCGCCTTGATCAGGGATTCACATTTTTAGTTTATTTCTTTGCTGCGGTCACTGTGACAATATTAATTGTCATGACCTTAGTTATTTTCAAAGAAGCTCAACCTGCTATTCTCCAATTTGGTTTGGGATTTCTCTGGAGTCAAGATTGGGATACGGGTAATCAGTTGTTTGGAGCATTAACTTATATTTATGGAACTTTAGTCAGCAGTGCGATCGCTATTTTGTTAACTGTACCTGTGGGTATATCTGTGGCCTTGGTTACGAGTGAGGACTTTTTGCCCTTACCAGTTAGAAACACCATTGCTTTTGTGGTAGAACTAATTGCAGCTATTCCCAGTGTAATTATTGGTTTATGGGGAATATTTGTATTTATCCCTGTAATAGAGCCTTTACAAAAGGGGATTAGTAACTTTCTCCGATTTATACCTTTATTTAACACTCAGGATCCAGCAGGTAATAATATGTTGACCGCTGGAATTATCTTGTCTATTATGATTTTACCCACGATGGCTGCCATTTCTCGTGATGTGTTAATGGTAGTTCCCCGGGAATTAAGAACCGCATCCATGGCTTTAGGTGGAACACGCTGGGAAACCATATTTCGAGTGTTATTACCTGCGGGATTTTCAGGTATGGTAAGTGCGGCCATGTTGGCTTTAGGACGTGCTTTGGGTGAGACCATGGCAGTAACTATGGTAATTGGTAACTCAGCCCAAATTAGTCTTTCTTTGCTTGATCCAGCCTATACAATTCCCGCTGTTATAGCTAATGAATTTGCCGAAGCGGAGCCGGGATTACATATTGGTGCATTAAGTTATTTAGGACTAATTTTGTTTGTATTAACTCTAGCTGTGAATATTGCTGCTGTACTATTAGTTCAGTGGGTTGGCAAAAAGAACTCTTAG